The Sphingosinicella humi genome has a window encoding:
- the pyrF gene encoding orotidine-5'-phosphate decarboxylase — protein sequence MSSPVYVALDTPDLEKAKAIAARVRNHVGGIKLGLEFFSANGRQGIREMAELDLPIFLDLKFHDIPNTVAKAIQALRPLEPAILTVHAAGGRAMLEDAKAAAPSGTKVVAVTVLTSLDEHDLGSIGVPDDPHAQVERLTDLAQRSGVDGVVCSGNEVAAARALWPDGFFVVPGVRPSDGHSADQKRIMTPRAALDAGASILVIGRPITQAKNPVKAARAIEATL from the coding sequence ATGAGCAGCCCTGTCTATGTCGCCCTCGACACTCCCGATCTCGAAAAGGCCAAGGCGATCGCCGCACGCGTGCGCAATCATGTCGGCGGCATCAAGCTCGGCCTCGAATTCTTTTCCGCCAACGGCCGCCAGGGCATTCGCGAGATGGCGGAGCTGGACCTCCCCATCTTCCTGGACCTCAAATTCCACGACATCCCCAACACGGTTGCCAAGGCGATCCAGGCGCTGAGGCCGCTGGAGCCGGCGATCCTGACCGTCCACGCCGCCGGCGGCCGCGCCATGCTGGAGGACGCCAAGGCCGCCGCGCCCTCGGGCACCAAGGTGGTGGCGGTGACGGTGCTTACCAGCCTCGACGAGCACGATCTCGGCTCGATCGGCGTTCCCGACGATCCGCACGCGCAGGTCGAACGGCTGACCGACCTTGCCCAGAGGTCCGGCGTCGACGGCGTCGTCTGCTCCGGCAATGAAGTGGCGGCGGCCAGGGCGCTCTGGCCCGACGGCTTCTTCGTCGTCCCCGGCGTCCGGCCGTCCGACGGCCACAGCGCCGACCAGAAGCGCATCATGACTCCCCGCGCGGCGCTCGATGCCGGCGCCTCGATCCTCGTCATCGGCCGTCCGATCACGCAGGCGAAGAATCCCGTCAAGGCTGCGCGAGCGATCGAAGCGACGCTGTAA
- a CDS encoding LapA family protein, protein MQFLKTLFWVALAVILVLFASVNWNAVTVKLWGGLEADIKLPILILASFLLGFLPMLVIHRARLWSLKRRLDLHERQGPVIQSVPAAPTAGPATDERTATDSTVWPNS, encoded by the coding sequence ATGCAGTTCCTGAAAACGCTGTTCTGGGTCGCGCTCGCGGTCATCCTGGTCCTGTTCGCGAGCGTCAACTGGAATGCCGTCACCGTCAAGCTGTGGGGCGGACTGGAAGCGGACATCAAGCTGCCGATCCTGATCCTCGCTTCCTTCCTCCTGGGTTTCCTTCCGATGCTGGTCATCCATCGCGCCCGTCTCTGGAGCCTGAAGCGGCGCCTCGACCTGCATGAGCGGCAGGGTCCCGTCATCCAGTCCGTGCCCGCGGCCCCGACGGCCGGGCCGGCGACGGACGAGCGCACCGCCACCGACAGCACGGTGTGGCCGAATTCATGA
- a CDS encoding patatin-like protein → MREKELRLALVCYGGISLAVYMHGITKEIWRLARASQAHHAGAPSDGSSQDIYRRLIETISDECGIELRVLVDILAGASAGGINAIFLADAISTGHSLDPLTELWLDKADVDSLLDPAVHPVSRFAKAAAVPIAWALTGRSGTVDETVEPEHREEVRAKLANFVRARWFAPPFAGPGFTGLILDALEAMAKGPRGPSLLPHYQPLDLFVTVTDFHGHPERLRLNSPAEIAETEHRLILSFRDRGGEIRGLADAAELAFAARATASFPGAFPPFRVGELDTVLKARARAWPGRDRFLKRALPRHAAIGEADAAVLIDGSVLANAPFRPAIDALKSRPARREVDRRFVYIDPKPGGRSVRLTGSDDAAVPGFFTTIFGALSDIPREQPIRDNLDAIEERSARIRRLRHIVEAMRPEVEAAIERAFGATLLLGRPTPRRLAAWRSKAQTIASREVGYAYAAYGHLKLASVVDDIAAHILRLGGGGSRQRHETIKHAIWRVVEETGLASDEAMTASGARTDVIDFFRRFDLIYRTRRLRLLARRLGRLDEQPDAPRPAIEAARQTIYDLIGRYRAPVETDGEEDLSIFQAAAQQPREILAALAERLDLKQRDDEADERIAELLAAFPKAERRSLILTYLGFPFYDIATLPLLQGEGLDEFDPVKVDRISPDDATAIREGGAEATLKGIQFNSFGAFFSRAYRENDYLWGRLHGADRLIDIVVSTLPEGVHLPPGRVATLKREAFRAIIAEEKERLTAIPVLFEQLEREVGGETAAAASAS, encoded by the coding sequence ATGCGAGAGAAGGAATTGCGGCTGGCGCTGGTCTGTTACGGAGGGATCAGCCTGGCCGTCTACATGCACGGAATCACCAAGGAAATCTGGCGTCTCGCCCGGGCCAGCCAGGCCCATCATGCCGGGGCGCCTTCCGACGGGAGCAGCCAGGACATCTACCGCCGGCTGATCGAAACCATCTCGGACGAATGCGGCATCGAGCTTAGGGTCCTGGTCGACATATTGGCCGGGGCGAGCGCGGGCGGAATCAACGCCATCTTCCTCGCCGACGCGATCTCGACCGGGCACTCGCTGGATCCCCTCACCGAGCTCTGGCTGGACAAGGCCGACGTCGACAGCCTCCTCGATCCCGCCGTTCACCCCGTCTCACGCTTCGCCAAGGCGGCGGCGGTGCCGATCGCCTGGGCCCTGACCGGCCGGAGCGGAACGGTCGACGAGACGGTGGAGCCCGAGCATCGCGAGGAGGTGCGCGCGAAGCTCGCCAATTTCGTCCGCGCCCGCTGGTTCGCACCGCCCTTCGCGGGGCCGGGCTTCACCGGCCTCATTCTCGATGCGCTGGAAGCCATGGCCAAGGGCCCGCGCGGCCCGTCGCTGCTGCCGCACTACCAGCCCCTGGACCTGTTCGTCACCGTCACCGACTTCCACGGCCATCCCGAGCGGCTGCGCCTCAACTCACCGGCCGAGATCGCGGAGACGGAGCATCGCCTTATCCTCTCCTTCCGTGATCGCGGCGGCGAGATCCGCGGCTTGGCCGACGCCGCGGAGCTTGCTTTCGCCGCCCGCGCCACCGCCAGCTTTCCGGGCGCCTTCCCGCCCTTCCGCGTCGGCGAGCTGGACACGGTGCTGAAGGCGCGGGCCCGGGCATGGCCGGGCCGCGACCGCTTCCTGAAGCGCGCCCTCCCCCGCCACGCCGCGATCGGCGAGGCGGACGCCGCCGTGCTGATCGACGGCTCGGTCCTGGCCAACGCGCCTTTCCGTCCGGCCATCGACGCGCTGAAGAGCCGGCCCGCGCGGCGCGAGGTGGACCGGCGCTTCGTCTATATCGATCCCAAGCCCGGCGGACGCAGCGTTCGCCTGACCGGGTCGGACGACGCCGCCGTGCCCGGCTTCTTCACCACCATCTTCGGCGCCCTGTCGGACATCCCGCGCGAGCAGCCGATCCGCGACAATCTCGACGCCATCGAGGAACGCTCGGCCCGCATCCGCCGGCTGCGTCACATCGTCGAGGCGATGCGGCCCGAAGTGGAGGCGGCGATCGAGCGTGCCTTCGGCGCCACGCTCCTCCTCGGCCGACCGACTCCGAGGCGGCTCGCGGCCTGGCGCTCCAAGGCGCAGACGATCGCCTCGCGCGAGGTAGGCTATGCCTATGCCGCCTATGGCCACCTGAAGCTCGCCTCGGTCGTGGACGACATCGCCGCCCATATCCTCCGGCTCGGCGGCGGCGGTAGCCGGCAGCGGCACGAAACCATCAAGCACGCCATATGGCGGGTGGTCGAGGAAACCGGACTCGCGTCGGACGAAGCGATGACGGCGTCGGGCGCGCGGACCGACGTTATCGATTTTTTCCGCCGGTTCGACCTTATCTACCGAACGCGACGATTGCGGCTGCTGGCCCGCCGCCTTGGCCGATTGGACGAGCAACCCGACGCGCCCAGACCGGCGATCGAGGCGGCCCGGCAGACGATTTACGACCTCATCGGCCGCTATCGCGCGCCCGTGGAGACCGATGGCGAAGAGGACCTGTCCATTTTCCAGGCAGCGGCGCAGCAGCCGCGGGAAATCTTGGCGGCGCTGGCCGAACGGCTCGATCTCAAGCAGCGCGACGACGAGGCGGACGAGAGGATCGCCGAGCTGCTCGCCGCCTTCCCCAAGGCGGAGCGGCGCTCGCTCATCCTTACCTATCTGGGTTTTCCCTTCTACGACATCGCCACCCTCCCGCTTCTTCAGGGCGAGGGGTTGGACGAATTCGATCCGGTCAAGGTCGACCGCATCTCCCCCGACGACGCCACCGCCATCCGCGAGGGCGGCGCCGAGGCGACCTTGAAGGGCATCCAGTTCAACAGCTTCGGCGCCTTCTTCAGCCGCGCCTATCGCGAGAACGACTATCTGTGGGGCCGTTTGCACGGCGCCGACCGGCTTATCGACATCGTCGTCTCGACCTTGCCCGAGGGCGTCCACCTGCCGCCTGGCCGCGTCGCGACGCTGAAGCGCGAGGCGTTCCGCGCCATCATCGCCGAGGAGAAGGAGCGGCTGACCGCCATTCCCGTGCTTTTCGAGCAATTGGAGCGGGAGGTGGGCGGCGAAACGGCCGCTGCGGCTTCGGCCAGTTAA
- a CDS encoding septal ring lytic transglycosylase RlpA family protein, with product MRSSNSDHRRVQTIVAVAIVGLMCSVPVKADTPHSLPEIEAEAVETIDATPVPAPEAETAVVEEATQPEFEHLADGEASYYGAELAGNRTASGEIFDPSELTAAHRSLPMGTKLRVTNQANGKSVVVRVNDRGPFVKRRIVDISRAAAEKISMIRAGKAQVTLELLR from the coding sequence ATGCGTAGTTCAAATTCCGATCATCGCCGCGTGCAAACTATTGTCGCCGTGGCGATAGTAGGTCTGATGTGTTCGGTGCCGGTGAAGGCGGATACTCCCCACAGCCTGCCGGAGATTGAGGCCGAGGCGGTGGAGACCATCGACGCCACCCCCGTGCCCGCGCCCGAGGCCGAAACGGCGGTCGTCGAGGAAGCGACCCAACCGGAATTCGAGCATCTCGCCGACGGCGAGGCGAGCTATTATGGCGCCGAGCTTGCCGGCAACCGCACCGCGAGCGGCGAAATCTTCGACCCGAGCGAACTTACGGCGGCGCATCGCAGTCTGCCGATGGGGACCAAGCTTCGCGTCACCAACCAGGCCAACGGCAAGAGCGTCGTCGTCCGCGTCAACGATCGCGGTCCGTTCGTGAAGAGGCGCATCGTCGACATCTCCCGCGCGGCCGCGGAGAAAATCTCGATGATCCGCGCCGGCAAGGCGCAGGTGACGCTGGAGCTTCTGCGCTAA
- a CDS encoding serine hydrolase domain-containing protein, protein MAASGGTFAGGGDPIEDQLAELPERIGIDVKAFDKSDVDYARLDRRLQHLAEQDNMVGLAVGVVENGRIRFLKGYGTTVAGGDEPVTIDTVFRWASLSKGVAADMVAKLADEEKLSLEDPVARWSASLRLPGGNEHRATVADILSHQLGLFAHAHDSSLEDGRDDAELRASLASLNLICPPGQCHAYQNVAYDAASEVVEKATGTTYQQAVREQLFLPLGMRSATLTREGLMQAESWARPHRGGKNSKPVEVTDSYYRVPAAGGVNSSIKDLTIWMLAQMGRDPDVLSKDVLQAVQRARANTPGEERRMREFAERLKQAEYGLGWRIYDYAGHRLIGHRGGVTGYRSLILFDPKKKSGVVALWNSGTAQPGGLEFEVMDMVYGLESRDWLELDELDDSSETAFSGTS, encoded by the coding sequence ATGGCGGCATCCGGAGGCACGTTCGCCGGGGGCGGCGATCCGATCGAGGACCAACTGGCCGAGCTGCCGGAGCGAATCGGCATCGACGTAAAGGCGTTCGACAAGAGCGACGTCGATTATGCGCGGCTGGACCGGCGGCTTCAGCATCTGGCCGAGCAAGACAATATGGTCGGCCTCGCCGTCGGCGTCGTCGAGAATGGCCGCATCCGCTTCCTGAAGGGCTACGGCACGACCGTCGCCGGCGGCGACGAGCCCGTGACGATCGACACGGTTTTCCGCTGGGCCTCGCTCTCCAAGGGCGTCGCGGCCGACATGGTCGCCAAGCTCGCCGATGAGGAAAAGCTGTCGCTTGAGGATCCCGTCGCCCGCTGGTCCGCCTCGCTCCGGCTGCCCGGCGGCAACGAGCATCGGGCGACCGTCGCCGACATACTTTCGCATCAGCTGGGCCTCTTCGCCCACGCCCATGATTCGAGCCTGGAGGACGGCCGCGACGATGCCGAGCTCCGCGCCAGCCTGGCTTCGCTCAATTTGATCTGCCCGCCCGGCCAGTGCCATGCCTATCAGAATGTCGCCTATGACGCGGCGAGCGAAGTCGTCGAGAAGGCGACCGGCACGACCTATCAGCAGGCGGTTCGCGAGCAGCTCTTCCTGCCGCTGGGGATGCGCAGCGCTACCCTTACCCGCGAGGGGCTGATGCAGGCCGAAAGCTGGGCCCGGCCCCATCGCGGCGGCAAGAATTCGAAGCCGGTGGAAGTGACCGATTCCTACTATCGCGTGCCGGCGGCGGGCGGCGTCAATTCCTCCATCAAGGACCTGACGATCTGGATGCTGGCGCAGATGGGCCGCGATCCGGACGTTCTGTCGAAGGACGTGCTGCAGGCCGTGCAGCGTGCCCGCGCCAACACGCCGGGCGAGGAGCGGCGCATGCGCGAGTTCGCCGAGCGGCTGAAGCAGGCCGAATATGGCCTCGGCTGGCGCATCTACGACTATGCCGGGCACCGGCTCATAGGCCATCGCGGCGGCGTTACCGGCTACCGCTCGCTGATCCTGTTCGATCCGAAGAAGAAGAGCGGCGTCGTGGCGCTGTGGAATTCCGGCACCGCCCAGCCGGGTGGCCTCGAGTTCGAGGTCATGGACATGGTCTACGGGCTCGAGTCGCGCGACTGGCTTGAGCTGGACGAGCTGGACGACAGCTCGGAAACGGCATTTTCGGGCACGTCGTAA
- a CDS encoding endonuclease/exonuclease/phosphatase family protein, which yields MIVVASYNIRKAIGTDRRRRPERTIEVLNELDADVVALQEADRRFGPRLSALPPHMIEEHSDYKPVPFEARSGSLGWHGNAILVRKSVEIVGHELVHLPSLEPRGAVLADVRVEGVELRVVGMHLDLSGLWRRRQAHAILSHLEARDGEPPSVLMGDLNEWSAHGGCLRDFAHNHRFAHCGKSFHSRRPIAQLDRIMVDDGLEIVESGAHRSLTARKASDHLPIWARVKPG from the coding sequence ATGATCGTCGTCGCCAGCTACAACATCCGCAAAGCCATCGGCACCGACAGGCGACGCCGGCCCGAGCGCACGATCGAGGTGCTGAACGAGCTGGATGCCGACGTGGTCGCGCTCCAGGAGGCGGACCGGCGCTTCGGCCCCCGTCTGTCGGCACTGCCGCCGCACATGATCGAGGAGCACAGCGACTATAAACCGGTGCCGTTCGAGGCGCGGAGCGGAAGCCTGGGCTGGCACGGCAACGCCATCCTCGTCAGAAAATCGGTCGAGATCGTCGGCCATGAGCTGGTCCACCTGCCGTCGCTGGAGCCGCGCGGGGCCGTGCTGGCCGATGTCCGCGTTGAGGGAGTCGAGCTTCGCGTGGTCGGCATGCATCTCGATCTGTCTGGCTTGTGGCGGCGGCGGCAAGCGCATGCCATCCTCTCCCACCTGGAGGCCCGCGACGGCGAGCCGCCGTCCGTGCTGATGGGCGACCTCAACGAATGGAGCGCCCATGGCGGCTGCCTGCGCGACTTTGCCCACAACCATCGCTTCGCCCATTGCGGGAAGAGCTTCCATTCCCGACGCCCGATCGCCCAGCTCGACCGGATCATGGTCGACGACGGCCTGGAAATCGTGGAAAGCGGCGCGCATCGCAGCCTGACGGCCCGGAAAGCTTCCGATCACCTCCCCATCTGGGCGCGAGTGAAGCCGGGTTAG